The segment CTCTGCTCCAACCATGCCATCTGTCATGCTAGCAACTGCCATATAGTCCAAATCTTCAGCCATCGGCTTCTTACGAGCATGAAccttaatcaaaacaaaacggAAAGAAAGATATTAGCTTTTTTTGACCCAAGAACAAAAACCTTCACTTTGTAAACAGACACGGAGCCAGTTAAGTTACCTGCAGAATTTCCATCCGTCCTATCAGACCAGGCTTTGGAATGAAAATCTTGCGGTCGAACCTTCCAGGCCTCACAAGCGCAGGATCTAGAATGTCAGGTCTATTTGTGGAAGCGATGGTAATCACCTCTCCTCTTCCTTCAAAACCATCTAAAGAAACAAGAAGctgtgaccaaacaaaaaacgATTAAACACTTCCATCACATTAAAACCGAAGAAGACAATTACAGAATCTATAATGTCTGAAAAACCTGATTAAGAGTGGCATCCCTTTCTTGTCCTCCAGAGCCCTTTATCAACCCACGCTCCCTTCCCACAGCATCCAATTCATCAATGAAAACCACAGATGGTGCCTGCAGCGAAACACCACCTCAAAATTTAGCATCCAGTAACAGTAACAGACACACACGCCAAGAGGTATTACTATTATATGATCTAATAAAATGCATCTAATTAAGCTTCACCCTCTTAACACATGTACGCAAAGTTACAAGGAACTCACATTATCTCTAGCTTCCTGATACAATGCTCGGACACGAGACGCACCAACACCAACGTATATCTCAACAAACTGAGAAGCAGAAATAGAGAAGAAGTTCACTCCCGCCTCACCAGCCACAGCTTTCGCCAGTAACGTCTTCCCCACGCCAGGTGGCCCACACAACAGAATCCCACCTGGAATCTTCACACCTCTCCTCCTGTACATCTCTCCATGAGTGAAAAACTTAACAATCTCCTCCAGCTCAAGACGAATCTTCCCAAGTCCAGCAACGTCCGTGAACTTCACATCCACACCCCTCTCAAGATACTCAGGCATCCTCCTATTAGAAGAAGCTCTCCTCACACGTGCCCCTGACTTCATGAACTGCTTCGCCATCTGCAAGTAAGGATTCttctcaccaccaccaccactactTCCTCCTTCCTCACCttcctcatcctcatcatctCCCACCTCAATCCCTCTCATCTCCCTCTCCAACTccctcatcttcttcctctcctccGCCTCCGCCTTCTCTATCTTCAACCTATCATCATAatccttcttctgcttcttgtaATTAAGCACCACCACGCGGTAAAAGATGTAGAAGAAGAACAGCCCGAGCGCCGTCGCCACGTTGGGATCCTGGGCCAGCCCGGCCCACATAAGGCCCATGCTCCGGTACTTCAGCCTCGCTTCCTCCAGAGACTCCTCGTACCTCTTCTTCCTAACcgctctcctcttcttcctctcctgCAGCTTCTTCTGCGCCTTGATCGCCTTCTCCATAGCCTCCCTCTCCTCCTCCATCCTCTCCATCTCCTCTTTCCTCTGCCTCTTGAAATCCTCCCTCATGCTCCTCAGCTCCGCGGCCCGTTTTGACTCCTTCTTGGGCCTGGCGAACGTCGTCAGCATGTACGAAGGGAATCTCCATAGGAACCCTAAGTAAGGAGATGGGACAGGTGGCTTTTTAACCGGAGGCGAGTAAGCGTTGATGCAATTCGAATCGATTTTTAACTCGTCCCACTGCTCCCAAAACCGTTTGTTACCGTCTAGGGACGGTAAAACGGTTCTGAGCACGTGTTGGGAGTCTTCTAAGACGACTAGCACGGGCTCTGGCTTTTGGCGTAGGGTTAGGGAGGGAGGCTTGATGACGTGTTTGAGTTTGCCTTGGGATTTTAGGGTTAAGAGGTCGGTGTAAGGGATGCGTTTGGAGATTGAGGGGAGGTCTTTGGACCAGGATCTGAGCTGTTCGGGTGTTAGGGCTTCTtgaggcttcttcttcttctgctgctgGCTTCTATTCTTCTTCGTTGCGGATGAGGCGGCGAGGGAGGGTTGGGGGAGAGAGGCGGAGATTAGAGTGAGTGTGATTGGTATTGCTGCGAGGAGGTTGATTTGGTTTGTTTGGGGGTTTTCGTCTTCGTCGTCTTGAGGATCGTGAGAAGAATCGTGAGTGGTTGATGAAGTGTTTTGGCATGAGATTGAGGTGTGGTTTCTGGGTAATCTCGGAGTTGAGGGAGAGAGGAAATGAGGAGATGAATGTAGAGGGAAACGATAAGCCATTTGATTAAGGTGGAGATGAGGTTCGGTTACATGAAGAAGACGAAGTGGATTGCGATAAAGCGAGGGTGACGAGGACCAACATTAAATCTCAGAAAGGAGATTGGAAGTGTCTCTTCTCCGAGGTCAGGGGATAGAAGAAGCAGCAGAAAGAGCACAAAACAGTGGTGGTATCAGGGGCTTCTTCAAAGCCCAATAACAGAAAGTCAGGCCCATTTACTTCGTAAAACCAAAACTTAGAACATCAATCAATATTTGTGACTGACTCGGtcaacaaaattcaaaaaacttTGGAATTAGAAGATTCGCTGACATGGATGGAAACCATACAAATCCCAAAAGGAAAACATAACAACACATGATTATTGTATGATGATAAAACATCAGAGAGGTAGGAAAAAACGGAACAGAAATGTGAATCAGATAATTCTCTAGAAACAGCGGGAGAGAGCGAGAGCGTCGAGAATAGAAGAAGCGGCGAGGAGGAGGAACGCGAGCAAGGCGAAGACTATGGAGATTGCTAGATGGTCACAGAAGAAACCTAGAGATTTGCAGAAATTAGGAAGAGGCATGTGTCTGATTCCTGTCCTGTTCATATTCGTCACCCCTAGAGCCGCTGATCCTCCACTCACCATCGCATATCCCAATATCTGATCCGCAACGAAGCAAAACCATGCCTGTGTTCTTGTCGGAATCACCGGAGATCTTCTCACTAGTCTTGTCCCGCTTAAAACCAGTTGCAGCAATGAGTAAATAACCGTCGCGGATGAGACCGCCACTAGATAACTGTAACATTAACGATCACTCTCGTTATTGTTACAGTCAGTTATATAACGTGATGTATCTTTTGTGATTATGAAATTGGCTTACATGAGGGAATCTGAGAGAGACCAGACAGCGTGGAGCTGAAACTCGAAACCGTAGAGAGTGGTCATGCTAGTCTCACGGGCTGTCACCATTAACGACACAGCCACCGCCGATACAGCCATGCACATGGTTCGTAACACTAACATTGCTGCGTCAATGCGCCTGCAGCCGTGACGGTTATCCTCACCGTATGTGGTTGCTATGGTGACAACATCGCGGATATCAAGCTTCGTGACTTCCACAGTTTGAGAGTTTTGTTTCTGTTCTGTTGCTTTCGCCATTGCGTCTCTGTTAAAGTCAAAACTACTAGTTAAGGGGGTATATAAACACAAATGCTGCTGGATACGTGGCTGGCCTACAATGGAAGTTCAAAACACTGCCCGTGAGGCTTCTTCCATGTAATCAGTGACTTTCAAGTATACTATACATACTTAGTGGTTAGTCGCTCTGCACGAGGCATGAGTCATGACTCATGACCACTGTGCActcaaatacaaacaaaaaattaaacaatgatttttttaaaaaaaaaatatcagatttATACCAGTTATGGCTATCGTCAATACAAAGAcacattttgaatttttgatcaCGCTCTGAATTTACCTAAATCACTCATTGCTCACAAAAACATGAAATATCTGTGGATGGATGGAAGTTATCACTCGTGAAATGCCAATTTCGAAGGAGGAGGCTTTAAACACCGAACATCAAGTCAACAAACTTTGAGACCATCGACTTTGATGGAACGGCCATGGCGCCGCCACTTGGTTGAGGGGAGAAGGCGCTTCCGTTTTGCAAGTAGTGAGGACGAGAAGAGGTTCCCCTAGCTGTGTTAAACTCAGAGTCTCTGGTGGACGATGGTGGAGGTAACGGCATGAATCCTTGGTTGTTTAGTCTTTCGTTTAACGCTTGCCTCTGTATCGGGTCTACTGGCTTCACTCCTACTATTACCACTCCGTTGATCATCATCCCGGTTTTGCTTAGGGCCTTCTGTGCGTCAGACCGGTTCTGCAGTATCAAACACACAGAcacattgttttgttttgtttttagtttgattCATTCAGAAGAGTTATCatcatgaaacaaaaaaaagcaagaagagaagaagagtaacCTGGTAGAGGATGTGCATCCAGTTGGCATTTCTTGGACCAGGAACATGTTTCACGATCATACCACACTTTTCAAACTCTCTGAGTACCAAATTTGTATCACTTGGAGAAAATCTGAAAGGTATAAGTTATTATGATCAGTTCTTGAAAGTGGGAGACAGACACAAAACAAAGCACTTAGTAACACTACCACTATACGAGTTATCATTCATGTACACAGTCAGAACTCACAATGCTCAAAAGTAAAAATCACAATCAAAGGCTGAGGAATGATTAGCATAAACTAAGTATTGGTGCACCTAGAGTTACATAGATACATGAATGTTGTCAAGCAAAGAGCGTAAACAACAACAGTTACTATGCGCAGTTCTCTAAGAGCGAAGGAATGGTAACATGGAGGGGACAGGGACAAGATGAGGCCCTGATAACACTATCAATACACTACACTTATAAACCATGCACCTAAAACCTTCAGAGTCGCAAGAGGTAAACAAGAAGACTTACCCATAGACAGTGACCCACTCTTCCTCCTGAACGTTCCCCGTGGGTATAACCTGCCTCTGAACCTCAGGCCTAGCAACTTCCCTCGGAGGCGGAAGAGTAACCAACGCACCAGGCTGAACCACCCCATCAACAGGAGACCCCTTCCCTTTATCCTCCTGCTCCGCACtactaccaccaccacctcccTTCGACTGAGACCACCAACTCGGACTCCCAGAAACCTGCTGCCCACTCAGCAGAGAAAAAGACGGACTCGCCTCCAACTTCCCTTTCCCCGGAGTCACAACATTCTTCCCAGAGCTCTGGAAAGGCGTCGTCGTCGCCGTCCGTCTCTCGGACCTGACATCCGGAGACGACGCAGAGTAGTCTGCGATACCAGACTCAGGAGAGAAATCAGACCGGTCATCGAGAGTGTACATTGGCGGAGGAGGGAGATCAGATCCTCCGAGATTCTCGCGCCACAGTGCGGAAACCGCAGCCGCCTGGCCCGGGGTGGAGAATTTTCCGCGGCGCGCTGAGACGGGGGAAGCTAAATCTTGAAAGAGGAGAGACTGCCTCCCTCCTGTTTTAGGAGTCCTGTGAGCACTCATGATATAACTACTACTCTTCTTTAACTATCTCCCCTGCAAATTGGAGAAGAAACTCTCATCAACAGTAACTAGGAGGACTCTAATCCACGCCGTTGGATCAAAGGCAAACAAAATGGAGAAAGAAAAAGATCATCAACAGTAACTAGGAGGAGGACTCTAATCCAAGCCGTTGGATCAAAGAGCAGTGTTCGTTACAAACAGAAGCTACCTTATGAATCTAGAAATGCAAAATCGCTGAAATCGTTTGGCGACTGACGAGGCAGTGAGATTGACGCTAATCGTCGGAAAAACGATAAGGAATGAGAAAAATCATAGTactagatagagagagagagatagaaacCTGAAGATGCAGACGGCGGTGTTGCAGTTTTCCGATCTGGTAATCCGGGAGAAGCTAAGCTCGAGCTTAAAGGGAGGGAGGGGAGGAGGAAAGGAAATAAAACCCTAGACGAATAGAGGAGGAGCCAAcaatctaaatctaaattttcAAGAGATTTTGTGAATTGACGAAAATAGCCTCTCGTTTAAACACCAGGCGCCGAATTGTATGGGCTAAACTTGGGCCTTATTGATAGTAGTCAGCCCAGAAGTAAAAGCCAGGATTGAATTCAGAGAGAAACGACATCGTTTGATACGATCGCTACACGATCAACGAGAGGGCTGCGTGGGTAGGGGGGTAGTAATGACAAAAAACTTGGCTTGGCACGCTCTCCGCGTGAGAAGGTTAGGCTTTTGAAATTACCCTGAGCGGCGCGCGATTTGCTTGCTGCTACAAACGTCATCGTTCAGTTTCGTCGGTCGGTCAGATATGGAGAGTTTACTGGTGAATAGTGTGGAGAAAAACCTTACGCAGTTCATGTTCTCCAATGCCATCTTCCTCTGCGAACGTCTTCTCGCTGATTTCCCCTCTGAGGTTCCGattctctttatatttttttaatttcaatttcagTTTCTCgtgtgattgattgattgatcaCATGAATTTCTGCCACTCTGATCCGATCTTCTAgccttttctcttttcttattcttatggtttattattattatatttttttttaaaaaggtcaATTTGATCCGATCAATTTGATCATGATTTCTGGGGTTGATTTTGTGATTATTTTAACTTGTCAACAATGTCTCTGTTATTGCTTTGAGGTGAGCTGGAACTATAGGTTACAATTAGCCTCTGGAGATTCTGTTTGATCTATGTTACTTTCATTTCTGGTGATCAAAAACACATTCACTATGCAGGTGAATTTGCAATTGTTAGCAAGGTGTTACTTAAGTAACGGTCAACCTTATAGTGCATACTATATCCTCAAAGGTAAACTAACTACACTCTCCCCATCTTATTCTACATCTCTTTTTGAAATTACTAAActtattcattcaaaaaaaaaagaaattactaaACTTATTTGTGAATCTAAAAGGTTCAAAAACGCCGCAGTCTCGGTATCTCTTTGCACTCTCATGCTTTAAATTGGATCTTCTTGGAGAGGCTGAAGCCGCATTGTTGTCCACTGTTGAACAACAAGTAGTACTTACTGTCTATGCCCGTTGCTTGTTACTTCTCTTAATTAAAAAGTTCTTCCATATCCTTTGTGCTTTTGTTCATGGCAAAGTACTAACTTCTATACTCTTTTAACATTCAGATTCCTGGTGGTGCAGCTGGGCATTATCTTCTTGGTCTTATCTATAGGTGAACGCTATTTTATTCTGCAAGTTTCTGTTGTTGACTCTCGCATGCTTTAATGTTCACTACTTCACTATCTTTGTATACTGATGCTGTAGAAAGCTTTATTCATTTGCTGCTTCTCTTACTACCAAATGGAACAACTTTCCTATGTCTTTTGATGTGTGTTACTCTCTGTTACCAGATATGCTGGGAGGAAGAACAGCTCGGTAGAACAGTTTAGAATTGCATTATCATGTGATCCACTGTGCTGGGAAGCATATGCACAACTTTGTAGTTTAGGTAAAGCCAAAGCTCTGTAtgacttgttttgtttttttttcggttttttttttctggtgatTAAAGCTGGAAATCTGAGACAGCAgatttcatatattttctatGGCACTTCTGCCATTAACGTATCAGGTGTTGCTGAAGAAGCTTCAACAGTTTTCGGCAATGTCGCTGCCCAGCGTCTTCAGAAAACTCACGTCCCACAGAGAATAAACTTCTCAGAAGGAGAAACCAAGGACCAGCTTATAGATTCTGATAAGGCCTCGAAAGATATCAGTGTATGGCAAACAGAACATGTTCCAGGAGAGAACCAACAAGATCTGAAAGTCAAGCAGCTTGGAGCAGAGATTCCGCCAGATACTGACAATCAACGTAATGCTAGTTCTCATACAAATGGATGGGACTTGAATACACCTTCTCCAGTGCTTCCACAGGTGATATCTTTAAATCAAGCTATAGATTAAAAAACACGCACTAGTTCATGAATGTTACTGGCTTAAAATTCACAGTTTTCTGATTGCAAGTACTATATTTCCTTCATATGTTTATTACCTGCTGCCTTATCTCTAAGTATCTACATCGTTCAGGTATTAGATGTTCCGCCGCCTATGCTCTATAAGAATATGCGTCGTCCAGAGGTGGAAGGATTGATGTCTGTACATGGAGAGCCTCGAAAAAAGTTTGTTTGCGAAGAAGAGTCATCAGAGGTTGTCTATCTGCAATAAGCTTtctgtgcatatatatattgatataaagCTTTTCCACCTGGCTTCTTCTTCCAGCTCTACGGCTGGAATAAACCGGTTGTCTTATTTCAGTGACGATCTAATGATACTTGATTTATTGGTCTTAATCTCCCCATTATGTATATCTTGAAGGCTCCAGAAGAATCTAGGCGTCGCCGGAGTGCTAGAATAGCAGCAAAGAGAAAGATTCCTATGTTTCATCAT is part of the Raphanus sativus cultivar WK10039 chromosome 5, ASM80110v3, whole genome shotgun sequence genome and harbors:
- the LOC108861612 gene encoding probable inactive ATP-dependent zinc metalloprotease FTSHI 2, chloroplastic, with the translated sequence MAYRFPLHSSPHFLSPSTPRLPRNHTSISCQNTSSTTHDSSHDPQDDEDENPQTNQINLLAAIPITLTLISASLPQPSLAASSATKKNRSQQQKKKKPQEALTPEQLRSWSKDLPSISKRIPYTDLLTLKSQGKLKHVIKPPSLTLRQKPEPVLVVLEDSQHVLRTVLPSLDGNKRFWEQWDELKIDSNCINAYSPPVKKPPVPSPYLGFLWRFPSYMLTTFARPKKESKRAAELRSMREDFKRQRKEEMERMEEEREAMEKAIKAQKKLQERKKRRAVRKKRYEESLEEARLKYRSMGLMWAGLAQDPNVATALGLFFFYIFYRVVVLNYKKQKKDYDDRLKIEKAEAEERKKMRELEREMRGIEVGDDEDEEGEEGGSSGGGGEKNPYLQMAKQFMKSGARVRRASSNRRMPEYLERGVDVKFTDVAGLGKIRLELEEIVKFFTHGEMYRRRGVKIPGGILLCGPPGVGKTLLAKAVAGEAGVNFFSISASQFVEIYVGVGASRVRALYQEARDNAPSVVFIDELDAVGRERGLIKGSGGQERDATLNQLLVSLDGFEGRGEVITIASTNRPDILDPALVRPGRFDRKIFIPKPGLIGRMEILQVHARKKPMAEDLDYMAVASMTDGMVGAELANIVEIAAINMMRDGRTELTTDDLLQAAQIEERGMLDRKDRSSETWRQVAINEAAMAVVAVNFPDLKNIEFLTINPRAGRELGYVRVKMDHIKFNEGMLSRQSLLDHITVQLAPRAADELWYGEDQLSTIWAETSDNARSAARSLVLGGLSEKHHGLNNFWMTDRINDIDVEALRILNMCYDRAKEILQKNRTLMDEVVEKLVQKKSLSKQEFFTLVEIYGSIEPMPPSILELRKIKRLQLQEAVMKQDMTTARNSS
- the LOC108856396 gene encoding nuclear pore complex protein NUP35; translated protein: MSAHRTPKTGGRQSLLFQDLASPVSARRGKFSTPGQAAAVSALWRENLGGSDLPPPPMYTLDDRSDFSPESGIADYSASSPDVRSERRTATTTPFQSSGKNVVTPGKGKLEASPSFSLLSGQQVSGSPSWWSQSKGGGGGSSAEQEDKGKGSPVDGVVQPGALVTLPPPREVARPEVQRQVIPTGNVQEEEWVTVYGFSPSDTNLVLREFEKCGMIVKHVPGPRNANWMHILYQNRSDAQKALSKTGMMINGVVIVGVKPVDPIQRQALNERLNNQGFMPLPPPSSTRDSEFNTARGTSSRPHYLQNGSAFSPQPSGGAMAVPSKSMVSKFVDLMFGV
- the LOC108856397 gene encoding CASP-like protein 3A1, translating into MAKATEQKQNSQTVEVTKLDIRDVVTIATTYGEDNRHGCRRIDAAMLVLRTMCMAVSAVAVSLMVTARETSMTTLYGFEFQLHAVWSLSDSLIYLVAVSSATVIYSLLQLVLSGTRLVRRSPVIPTRTQAWFCFVADQILGYAMVSGGSAALGVTNMNRTGIRHMPLPNFCKSLGFFCDHLAISIVFALLAFLLLAASSILDALALSRCF